The following proteins are co-located in the Candidatus Competibacteraceae bacterium genome:
- a CDS encoding acyl carrier protein — protein MSTMNKEQIREAILRILADVIPNADTQAINPDISFHDQLELDSIDFLRLMMSLEKEMNVTIFDFDYPKLSTLKGCERYLAEQLLLTA, from the coding sequence ATGAGCACCATGAACAAAGAACAAATCCGCGAAGCGATCCTTCGCATCCTTGCCGATGTCATCCCGAACGCCGATACCCAGGCGATCAACCCTGACATCAGCTTTCACGACCAGCTCGAATTGGACTCGATCGACTTCCTTCGGCTGATGATGAGCCTGGAAAAAGAAATGAATGTGACCATCTTCGACTTCGACTATCCAAAGCTGTCGACATTGAAGGGATGCGAACGTTATTTGGCTGAACAACTGCTGCTGACAGCCTAA
- the acsA gene encoding acetate--CoA ligase, whose translation MTWTTICKKPTPDEPAPNLIDEKAMRAGFSWENARAELAGLPGGGLNIAYEAVDRQVEAGLGTTVALRWLSKNDERREYTYADLAYLSNRFANLLERLGINKGDRVCVLAGRIPELYMTALGTLKAGAVFCPLFSAFGPEPVRVRLVKSRARLLVTTSLLYQRKILPQREQLPDLEHVLLVDGDGDGDSGVRSFHALMGAESERRAPPTTLPEDRALLHFTSGTTGTPKGAIHVHDAVTAHRLTGRWVLDLRPGDTFWCTADPGWVTGVSYGIIAPLANGVTLVVDEAEFDARRWYAILARERVNVWYTAPTAIRMLMKVGADAAHGHDLSALRFMASVGEPLNPEGVVWGLETLGQAFHDTWWQTETGAIMIANTRGQDIRPGSMGRPLPGIEAAIVRRRPDGSVDLLEPDEEGELALRTGWPSMFRGYLEDEARYRQCFAADWYLSGDLATQDADGYFWFLGRSDDVIKTSGHLIGPFEVENALLEHPAVAEAGMIGKPDDYAGQIVKVFVALKPGHAPDDALRRELLGFARNRLGPAVAPRELEFMSDLPKTRSGKIVRRLLRARELGLPPGDLSTLENSDGNES comes from the coding sequence ATGACTTGGACAACGATATGCAAGAAGCCAACCCCTGACGAGCCGGCGCCGAACTTGATCGATGAGAAAGCGATGCGAGCCGGCTTCTCCTGGGAAAATGCCCGCGCCGAACTGGCTGGATTACCCGGTGGCGGTTTAAATATCGCCTACGAGGCGGTGGACCGCCAGGTCGAAGCTGGCCTGGGCACAACCGTGGCGCTGCGCTGGCTGAGCAAAAACGACGAGCGACGAGAATATACCTACGCCGATCTGGCCTACTTGAGCAATCGCTTTGCCAACCTGCTGGAGCGGCTTGGAATCAACAAGGGCGACCGGGTCTGCGTGCTGGCCGGCCGCATCCCCGAACTGTATATGACCGCGCTGGGAACACTGAAGGCCGGCGCGGTGTTTTGTCCGCTGTTTTCCGCCTTCGGTCCGGAACCGGTGCGGGTGCGCCTGGTCAAGAGCCGGGCACGGCTGCTGGTGACCACCTCACTGCTTTACCAGCGCAAGATCCTGCCGCAGCGCGAACAACTACCGGATCTGGAGCACGTATTGCTGGTCGACGGCGACGGCGACGGCGATTCTGGCGTTCGTTCCTTTCACGCTCTCATGGGGGCCGAATCGGAGCGACGAGCACCGCCCACCACCCTACCGGAAGACCGGGCACTGCTGCATTTCACCAGTGGCACCACCGGCACCCCCAAGGGCGCGATTCACGTCCATGACGCCGTGACCGCCCATCGCCTGACCGGCCGCTGGGTACTGGACCTACGGCCCGGCGACACCTTTTGGTGCACCGCTGACCCAGGTTGGGTCACCGGAGTGTCCTACGGCATCATCGCTCCGCTGGCCAACGGCGTGACTCTGGTGGTTGACGAGGCTGAATTCGATGCACGTCGCTGGTACGCCATTCTCGCAAGGGAACGGGTCAATGTCTGGTACACCGCCCCGACCGCGATCCGCATGCTAATGAAGGTCGGCGCCGACGCCGCGCACGGCCACGATCTGAGCGCGTTGCGGTTCATGGCCAGCGTCGGCGAGCCGCTGAACCCCGAAGGCGTGGTCTGGGGCCTGGAAACGCTGGGCCAAGCGTTCCACGACACCTGGTGGCAGACCGAAACCGGGGCGATCATGATCGCCAACACCCGCGGCCAAGACATCCGGCCCGGCTCCATGGGCCGGCCGCTGCCGGGCATTGAGGCCGCTATCGTCCGGCGGCGGCCGGACGGGAGCGTGGATCTGCTGGAACCGGATGAAGAAGGCGAATTGGCCCTGCGGACGGGTTGGCCCTCCATGTTCCGCGGCTACCTGGAAGACGAGGCACGTTACCGGCAATGCTTCGCCGCCGACTGGTACCTCAGCGGTGATTTAGCCACCCAAGACGCCGACGGCTACTTCTGGTTTCTGGGCCGTTCCGACGACGTGATCAAGACTTCCGGGCACCTGATTGGGCCGTTCGAGGTGGAAAATGCGCTGCTGGAGCACCCAGCGGTGGCCGAGGCCGGCATGATCGGCAAGCCGGACGATTACGCCGGTCAAATCGTCAAGGTTTTCGTGGCACTCAAGCCCGGCCATGCTCCCGACGACGCACTGCGCCGGGAACTGCTCGGTTTTGCACGTAACCGGCTGGGACCGGCGGTGGCGCCGCGCGAGCTGGAATTCATGAGTGATTTACCCAAAACCCGTAGCGGCAAGATCGTGCGCCGGCTGCTGCGCGCTCGGGAACTGGGGTTGCCACCAGGCGATCTCTCGACTCTGGAAAACAGTGACGGAAACGAATCCTGA
- a CDS encoding GNAT family N-acetyltransferase — protein MTVRNLEYLFKPRSIAIVGRGRRVGGFDATVEFNLIEGGFKGPVMPVNPDQQAVAGVLAYKDVDSLPLVPDLAILTTPVEEAPELIGQLGARGTKAVLLLSREVLQDHRGAKAALLGPEISRRYTDEGESLKQRILAAAKPYLLRVMGPDHLGYAVPSANVNASLSASRPLSGHIALLCQSAAVMRSLLDWATSHEIGFSHVISVGMRWDVDFGDLLDYLLRDPHTRAILMYMENTRNRRKFVSAARAAARVKPVIVLKPRDFRTGPVEDAVYDAVFQRAGILRVDNIEQLFAAAETLATAKPVFSDRLMILSNSYSLALLTSDALHRYGGHRTRISEETRAQVAQACRPDYPIENPVDLGDMAGAEEYGKALDLLLKEPGTDGILVVHAPSSVDRSMESAKALVERAGGRRLIMTCWIGESSVQSARDLFKSAHIPTYQAPGEAVEAFMRLAQHRRNQELLMETPPSIPEEFTPDTETARRIIQIALTAGRRRLNAYEASQVLSAYEIPITPLHFASTPEAASEMALELKVPVALKILSPDIASKSEVGGVAFGLNNPLQVLVAASDMLARVRELAPEAVIDGFAVQAMQSRHGAYELMVGVRTGRRFGPVIFFGHGGTEAEVINDMAYALPPLNMQLARDLMSRTRLYRQLRGNRGRPVDLDEIALTLIKVSQMVVDLAEVVEMDINPLWINNKGLLALDANILIEPVDPSAVSQRLAILPYPKELEKLFVLPDGRRFLMRPILPEDEPQIIDLVRRMPAEDVRMRFFQPIRELSHDMAARLTQLDYNREMAIAMTESDGVPGKTKIWGVVRCNADPDMEKAEYSILVDRAMTGIGLGPMLMRYIIEYARKLGIKELYGEVLRENEAMLRLNRALNFKIQATFDDPGVLHVSLPLN, from the coding sequence ATGACCGTTCGCAATCTTGAATACCTGTTCAAGCCCCGCTCCATCGCCATCGTCGGTCGAGGCAGACGGGTGGGTGGTTTCGATGCCACCGTGGAGTTCAATCTGATCGAGGGTGGGTTCAAGGGGCCGGTGATGCCGGTCAATCCGGACCAGCAGGCAGTCGCCGGCGTGCTGGCCTACAAGGATGTCGATAGCTTGCCGCTGGTGCCCGATCTGGCTATTTTGACCACGCCGGTCGAAGAAGCCCCGGAGCTGATCGGCCAGTTGGGCGCGCGGGGAACCAAGGCGGTGTTGCTGCTCAGCCGGGAAGTTTTGCAGGATCATCGCGGCGCCAAGGCGGCGTTGCTGGGTCCGGAAATTTCCCGCAGGTATACGGATGAGGGCGAGAGTCTGAAGCAAAGGATACTGGCCGCCGCCAAGCCGTATCTGCTCCGCGTCATGGGTCCGGATCATCTGGGTTATGCGGTACCGTCGGCCAACGTCAATGCCAGCTTGAGCGCCAGCCGGCCTTTGTCGGGTCACATCGCCTTGCTCTGTCAGTCCGCCGCGGTGATGCGCAGCCTACTTGATTGGGCCACCAGCCACGAGATTGGTTTCTCGCATGTGATCTCGGTCGGCATGCGCTGGGATGTGGATTTCGGCGATTTGCTGGATTACCTGCTGCGGGACCCGCACACCCGCGCCATCTTGATGTACATGGAAAATACCCGCAATCGCCGCAAGTTTGTTTCGGCCGCTCGCGCCGCCGCTCGTGTCAAACCAGTGATCGTGCTCAAACCGCGCGATTTTCGGACCGGGCCGGTCGAAGACGCCGTATACGACGCCGTGTTCCAGCGGGCCGGCATTTTGCGGGTGGACAATATCGAGCAGTTGTTTGCCGCCGCCGAAACCCTCGCCACCGCCAAACCGGTGTTCAGCGACCGGCTCATGATCCTCAGCAACAGCTATAGTCTGGCTTTGCTGACCAGCGATGCTTTGCATCGCTATGGTGGCCATCGGACTCGGATCAGCGAAGAGACCCGTGCGCAGGTGGCGCAAGCCTGCCGGCCCGACTATCCGATCGAAAATCCGGTCGATCTGGGTGATATGGCCGGTGCCGAAGAGTATGGCAAGGCACTGGATTTGTTGTTGAAGGAGCCGGGTACCGACGGGATACTGGTGGTGCATGCGCCCTCCTCGGTGGATCGTTCGATGGAAAGCGCGAAAGCCCTGGTCGAGCGCGCCGGTGGCCGTCGATTGATCATGACCTGCTGGATCGGCGAGTCGTCGGTGCAATCGGCGCGCGATCTATTCAAGTCCGCGCACATTCCCACCTATCAGGCGCCCGGCGAAGCGGTGGAGGCTTTCATGCGCCTGGCCCAGCATCGGCGCAATCAAGAACTGTTGATGGAGACTCCACCTTCGATCCCGGAGGAGTTTACGCCCGATACCGAGACCGCCCGCCGCATTATCCAGATCGCCCTGACCGCCGGTCGGCGCCGGCTGAACGCTTACGAAGCCAGTCAGGTTTTGAGCGCCTACGAAATCCCGATAACACCGCTGCATTTTGCTTCCACGCCGGAAGCGGCCAGTGAAATGGCCCTGGAGTTGAAGGTTCCCGTGGCGCTCAAGATCCTCTCGCCCGACATTGCCAGTAAATCCGAGGTGGGTGGCGTGGCCTTTGGTCTGAACAATCCGCTGCAGGTCTTGGTCGCCGCCAGCGACATGTTGGCGCGGGTGCGCGAACTCGCGCCAGAGGCGGTGATCGACGGATTTGCGGTGCAGGCGATGCAATCCCGGCACGGCGCCTACGAATTGATGGTCGGCGTGCGCACCGGCCGCCGTTTCGGGCCAGTCATCTTCTTCGGTCACGGTGGCACCGAAGCCGAGGTAATCAACGATATGGCCTACGCTTTGCCACCGTTGAACATGCAACTGGCGCGTGATCTGATGTCGCGGACTCGCCTGTACCGCCAGCTTCGCGGCAACCGCGGCCGGCCGGTCGACCTGGATGAAATCGCCCTGACCCTGATCAAGGTTTCCCAGATGGTGGTCGATCTGGCCGAGGTGGTGGAGATGGACATCAACCCGCTCTGGATCAATAACAAGGGCTTGTTGGCGCTGGACGCCAACATATTGATCGAGCCGGTCGATCCATCCGCCGTCAGCCAGCGGCTGGCGATCTTGCCCTACCCGAAAGAGCTGGAAAAACTCTTCGTGCTGCCCGATGGCCGCCGATTCCTGATGCGACCGATCCTGCCCGAAGACGAACCGCAAATTATCGATTTGGTGCGACGTATGCCAGCCGAGGACGTGCGGATGCGCTTCTTCCAGCCAATACGCGAGTTGTCGCACGATATGGCCGCCCGCTTGACCCAGCTCGATTACAACCGGGAGATGGCGATCGCCATGACCGAATCCGATGGCGTGCCGGGAAAAACCAAGATCTGGGGCGTGGTGCGCTGCAACGCCGACCCGGACATGGAAAAGGCCGAGTATTCCATTCTGGTGGATCGGGCCATGACCGGCATCGGGTTGGGGCCGATGCTGATGCGCTACATCATCGAGTACGCCAGAAAGCTCGGTATCAAGGAGTTGTATGGAGAGGTGTTGCGCGAGAATGAGGCGATGCTCCGGCTCAATCGGGCGCTCAATTTCAAGATCCAGGCCACGTTTGACGATCCCGGAGTCTTGCATGTGTCCTTGCCACTGAACTGA
- a CDS encoding ISAzo13 family transposase, producing the protein MHDEEAIKHKFQVLKPLLDERSRRWWAACEAEVLGWGGIAVVSQATGISRTTIAAGLREYRQPTERSQAVAVPRTRQAGGGRKPLTQQDPHLLRDLESLVDPVTRGDPQSPLRWTCKSTYKLANELDGMGHQVGARTVAHLLRKMHYSLQANRKTHEGGDHPDRDAQFRHINDQTKAFQVRHQPVVSVDTKKKELVGDFKNAGREWQPKGTPEAVRVYDFLDPQLGKAVPYGVYDVTTNTGWVTVGMDHDTAEFAVETVRHWWQQMGMRTYPGATELLIIADGGGSNGSRLRLWKTQLQQLADETQLRILVCHLPPGTSKWNKIEHRLFAYITQNWRGRPLTSHAVIVNLIGNTTTQTGLSIHAELDTRPYATGIKVTDEELAAVQIERDAFHGEWNYTIVPRASGK; encoded by the coding sequence ATGCATGATGAAGAGGCGATCAAACACAAATTTCAGGTACTTAAACCACTTTTAGACGAGCGGAGCCGTCGATGGTGGGCGGCTTGTGAGGCCGAGGTACTGGGTTGGGGCGGAATAGCGGTCGTGTCGCAAGCCACGGGAATCTCCCGAACGACGATTGCGGCAGGTTTGCGCGAATACCGACAACCAACAGAGCGGTCGCAAGCGGTGGCGGTACCCCGGACACGGCAGGCGGGCGGGGGTCGAAAACCGCTCACGCAGCAAGATCCTCATCTGTTGCGCGATTTGGAATCACTGGTCGATCCGGTCACGCGGGGTGATCCGCAATCACCCCTGCGGTGGACGTGCAAAAGTACCTACAAACTGGCGAACGAACTCGACGGGATGGGACATCAGGTGGGGGCGCGCACGGTTGCACACCTCTTGCGGAAGATGCACTACAGTTTGCAAGCGAATCGGAAGACGCACGAAGGGGGAGATCATCCCGATCGGGATGCCCAGTTCCGTCATATCAATGACCAGACGAAAGCCTTTCAAGTCCGCCATCAGCCGGTAGTGTCCGTCGATACCAAGAAGAAGGAGTTAGTGGGCGACTTCAAAAACGCTGGGCGAGAATGGCAGCCCAAAGGGACGCCCGAGGCTGTTCGGGTCTACGATTTTCTGGATCCGCAGCTGGGCAAAGCGGTGCCCTATGGGGTCTATGATGTCACGACCAATACCGGCTGGGTCACCGTGGGCATGGATCATGATACGGCGGAATTTGCCGTGGAAACCGTGCGACATTGGTGGCAACAAATGGGGATGAGGACTTATCCGGGCGCTACTGAGTTGTTGATCATTGCTGATGGGGGCGGGAGTAACGGCTCGCGTCTCCGACTGTGGAAAACGCAGTTGCAACAACTGGCGGACGAGACACAGTTGCGGATCCTGGTCTGTCATTTGCCACCCGGCACCAGCAAGTGGAATAAGATCGAGCATCGACTGTTTGCTTACATTACGCAGAATTGGCGCGGACGCCCCCTGACGAGCCATGCGGTGATCGTCAATCTCATCGGTAATACCACCACACAGACGGGTCTCTCTATCCATGCCGAACTCGATACTCGCCCCTACGCGACGGGAATAAAAGTCACCGATGAGGAATTGGCTGCGGTACAGATCGAGCGGGACGCCTTTCACGGTGAATGGAATTACACCATCGTTCCCAGAGCATCGGGAAAATAA
- a CDS encoding MBL fold metallo-hydrolase, whose amino-acid sequence MLFRQLFEPVSCTYTYLLGCPTTGECVLIDPVIETAERDLAVIRDLELRLVYTIETHVHADHLTGALKLKHLVGSRIAYPAMDAPPCADLGLREGEPLRIGQIALRPLFTPGHTDTHHCYMTDAGVHTLLFSGDVLLIDGCGRTDFQSGDPVALYRSIHDKLFVLPDETLVYPGHDYDGRFVSSIAQEKARNLRLGGGKSLEQFVAIMNGLDLPNPKKMAFAVPGNQLCGQCPPNVPDELRSPCEFGDQG is encoded by the coding sequence ATGCTGTTCCGGCAACTGTTCGAGCCAGTGTCCTGCACCTACACCTACCTGTTGGGTTGTCCGACCACCGGCGAGTGTGTCCTGATCGATCCGGTGATCGAAACCGCGGAACGCGATCTGGCGGTGATTCGGGATCTCGAGCTGCGCCTGGTTTACACCATCGAAACCCATGTCCACGCCGATCATCTGACCGGCGCGCTCAAACTCAAGCATCTGGTTGGTAGTCGGATCGCCTATCCGGCCATGGATGCGCCGCCTTGCGCCGATCTCGGCCTGCGTGAGGGTGAGCCGCTGCGGATCGGTCAGATCGCACTGCGGCCGCTGTTCACGCCGGGTCATACCGATACCCATCATTGTTATATGACGGATGCCGGTGTTCACACCTTGTTGTTTTCCGGCGATGTCCTTCTGATTGACGGTTGCGGGCGCACCGATTTTCAGTCCGGCGACCCGGTGGCGCTGTATCGCAGTATCCACGACAAACTGTTCGTACTGCCGGACGAGACACTGGTGTATCCGGGCCACGATTACGACGGACGTTTCGTGTCGTCCATCGCCCAGGAAAAGGCGCGCAACTTACGGTTGGGCGGTGGCAAGAGTCTGGAGCAGTTCGTGGCGATCATGAACGGCCTCGACCTGCCCAATCCGAAGAAAATGGCGTTCGCGGTGCCCGGCAACCAACTCTGCGGCCAGTGTCCACCGAACGTGCCGGACGAGTTGCGCTCGCCTTGCGAGTTTGGCGATCAGGGCTGA
- the mobA gene encoding molybdenum cofactor guanylyltransferase produces MAVNPQTAVTGVLLAGGRAERMGGRDKGLLPLAGEPLIAHGVRRLRPQVAELLISANRNHDAYRAYGCRVVGDDPDLRFRGPLAGVLAALRAAETPYLLTAPCDSPWLPADYAQRMLAALEREQATVSVAYGEGGWQPVFALLPVALQEDLAAWLAVGEGGVGRWLRRHRPARAEFADRPMLFRNVNTPEELARLEVAWK; encoded by the coding sequence ATGGCGGTGAATCCTCAAACCGCGGTGACGGGGGTCCTTCTGGCCGGTGGACGCGCCGAGCGGATGGGCGGCCGGGACAAGGGCCTGTTGCCGCTGGCCGGTGAACCGCTGATCGCGCACGGCGTCCGCCGGTTACGGCCGCAAGTCGCCGAGCTGTTGATTAGCGCCAACCGCAATCACGATGCCTATCGGGCGTATGGTTGCCGGGTGGTCGGCGACGATCCGGATCTCCGCTTCCGGGGTCCGTTGGCCGGCGTGCTGGCGGCGCTGCGCGCGGCCGAGACCCCGTATTTATTGACCGCGCCTTGCGATTCCCCATGGCTACCGGCCGATTACGCGCAACGGATGCTGGCGGCGCTGGAACGGGAACAGGCCACGGTCAGCGTGGCGTATGGCGAAGGTGGTTGGCAGCCGGTGTTCGCGTTGTTGCCGGTGGCGCTACAAGAAGACTTGGCCGCCTGGCTGGCGGTGGGCGAGGGCGGTGTGGGTCGTTGGCTGCGCCGGCATCGGCCGGCGCGGGCCGAGTTTGCCGACCGGCCGATGTTGTTTCGCAATGTCAATACGCCGGAGGAATTGGCACGCCTGGAAGTGGCATGGAAGTGA
- the narL gene encoding two-component system response regulator NarL — MLDEVQTILVIDDHPLMRKGILQLIAMEPSLRLVGEAGDGQQGMELAHRLRPDLILLDLNMRGLSGMEALKALKAADLDTRVIILTVSDSEEDVVAALRLGADGYLLKDMEPEEVLHSLKAAAQGRIALGERVAAIVADALRHESRPKPIDSVKLTEREREILSLIAVGFSNKLIARKLKITEGTVKVHVKHLLRKLDLASRVEAAVWAVKHGFRD; from the coding sequence ATGCTTGATGAAGTCCAGACCATCCTGGTCATCGATGATCACCCGCTGATGCGCAAGGGGATTTTGCAACTCATCGCCATGGAGCCCTCCCTGCGGCTGGTCGGCGAGGCCGGCGACGGTCAGCAGGGCATGGAGCTGGCTCATCGCTTACGGCCGGATTTGATCCTGCTCGATCTGAACATGCGCGGCCTGAGCGGCATGGAGGCGCTGAAAGCCCTCAAGGCCGCCGACCTGGATACGCGGGTGATCATCCTCACCGTCTCCGACAGCGAGGAAGACGTGGTGGCGGCGCTGCGGCTCGGCGCCGACGGCTACCTGCTCAAGGACATGGAACCGGAAGAGGTGTTGCACAGCCTGAAAGCCGCCGCGCAGGGCCGCATCGCGCTGGGCGAACGGGTCGCGGCGATTGTGGCCGATGCCCTGCGGCACGAGAGCCGGCCCAAACCCATCGACAGCGTCAAACTCACCGAGCGAGAGCGGGAAATTCTGTCGCTGATCGCCGTCGGCTTCAGCAACAAGCTGATCGCCCGCAAGCTGAAGATCACCGAAGGCACGGTGAAAGTGCATGTCAAGCACCTGCTGCGCAAGCTCGATCTGGCTTCGCGGGTCGAAGCAGCGGTTTGGGCGGTCAAGCATGGGTTCCGCGATTAG
- a CDS encoding type IV pili methyl-accepting chemotaxis transducer N-terminal domain-containing protein: MENNESIIFRNGLTMSGIVLLALLSMISSVFIAESSKGDAAAINLAGSLRMQSYRITTRLRNSHDADTQHAEDVAWEIDQFERRMNHLWETGAISPATGDSKNRTLKAIESSWHDELRPILESSAADNSPSTAYLQQVDEFVAKLDAFVMLLEQDTEAKILLLRLIQGMALFLILVLIFAAMYQLDSGVVVPLRDLVDVARKARSGDLTVRASHVGNDELGMLGHAFNLMATDLSAMYADLEARVERQTQALRVSNRSLELLYHTAKRLGESVLDDADHQALLAEIEKLTGMGSVTLCLIDPVTRQTSRVFTARPRPASRPAFCSRPNCEPCLGDGATHPLDAGHELFSIPIKVQERQFGVLIVRNPGLETAAAWQLPLLEAVARNIAAALRVNEQTEQRRRLALLEERAAIARELHDS; encoded by the coding sequence GTGGAAAACAACGAATCCATTATTTTCCGCAACGGCCTGACCATGAGTGGCATCGTGCTGCTGGCGCTGCTGAGCATGATCAGTTCGGTGTTTATCGCCGAATCCAGCAAGGGCGACGCCGCCGCCATCAACCTGGCCGGCTCCCTGCGCATGCAGTCCTACCGCATCACCACTCGTTTGCGGAACTCCCACGACGCCGATACTCAGCATGCCGAGGATGTGGCCTGGGAAATCGACCAGTTCGAACGCCGCATGAATCATCTCTGGGAAACCGGCGCGATCTCCCCGGCGACAGGGGATTCCAAAAACCGGACGCTCAAAGCCATCGAGTCATCCTGGCATGACGAGCTGCGGCCGATCCTGGAAAGCTCCGCGGCGGACAACTCGCCCTCCACGGCCTATTTGCAACAGGTGGATGAATTCGTCGCCAAGCTGGATGCCTTCGTCATGCTGCTGGAACAGGACACCGAGGCGAAAATCCTGCTGCTGCGGCTGATACAGGGCATGGCCCTGTTTTTAATCCTGGTGCTGATTTTCGCCGCCATGTACCAACTGGACAGCGGCGTGGTCGTGCCGCTGCGCGATCTGGTGGACGTGGCGCGCAAGGCCCGGAGCGGTGATCTGACGGTGCGCGCCAGCCATGTCGGCAACGACGAACTGGGGATGCTGGGTCACGCCTTCAACCTGATGGCGACCGACCTGTCGGCGATGTACGCCGATCTGGAGGCGCGGGTCGAACGGCAAACTCAGGCGCTGCGGGTCAGCAATCGCTCGCTGGAACTGCTCTACCACACCGCCAAACGGCTCGGCGAATCGGTTCTGGACGATGCGGACCACCAGGCGCTGCTAGCGGAAATCGAAAAACTGACCGGCATGGGCTCGGTCACGCTGTGCCTGATCGATCCTGTCACCCGCCAGACCAGTCGGGTCTTCACCGCCCGGCCACGACCAGCCAGTCGTCCGGCGTTTTGCAGTCGGCCGAATTGCGAGCCCTGTCTGGGCGATGGCGCCACCCATCCACTGGATGCGGGTCACGAGCTGTTTTCCATCCCGATCAAGGTCCAGGAACGACAGTTCGGGGTGCTGATCGTCCGTAACCCCGGTCTGGAAACGGCCGCCGCCTGGCAACTGCCGCTGTTGGAAGCGGTGGCGCGCAATATCGCCGCCGCGCTGCGGGTCAACGAACAGACCGAGCAGCGCCGCCGCCTGGCGCTGCTGGAAGAACGCGCGGCTATCGCCCGCGAACTGCACGATTCGTAA